GCTGGATCGACCGCAACGACCACACCTGGCACCGGGTCGAGGCGCTCGGGCTGCCCGAGGTCCGCGAGTGGTTCCTGTGGGGCGTGCTCGACACGGCCGTGCAACCGCTGATCGCCGACGTGGAGCGGGCCGACGAGCACCAGTGGCAGACGCTGCGCGACCACGTCGCGATGCTCCTCGACGCCGCCGACGAGCACGTCTGGGCCCGGCTCAACGCCGAGGCGCGGGTCAAGCTGTGGCTGCTGCGCAACAACCACCGCAAGGCTCTCGAGGACTTCCTCGGCGCCCGGCTGTTCACCCGCGGCAACCGGCCCACCGAGGTCCGCGACGGCAAGGTCTGGGCGCTGCTGCCGCACCACGACGACGCCGAGCTGGCCATCCCGCCCGAGCTGTTCGAGATGACCGCCGACGAGACCCGGTTCCGCGCGATGCTGCGCGAGGCGCGCTGGGTCGACGCCACCACGCTCGAGCTGACCGTGTTCGCGGCCGTCGACTTCGTGCACATGAGCACGACGCCTGCGATCACCTGTGCGCTCGTCGAGAGCGCCACCGGGCAACGGGTCCCGCTGCAGATCCGCCAGTTCCGCGACGCCCGCGCCAACCAGGCGCTGCGCCGCCACCAGGACTTCTCGTGGGGCGCCTTCGACGCCGTCGTCCCCGTCGCCGACGTGGTCGCCGCGACCACGGACGGCACCGGCACCTGGGTCCTCGAGGTCGACATCGACGTCGACGGCGTACGACGCACCGGTGCCGTCCCGCTCATCGACGAGCAGGCCTCGGCCGGATTCATCGGCCGCGACCACCTCGCACCCCGCCCGGTCGCCGGGTCGGTCGTCGCCTTCAACCCGCGCTCCGACGTGGTCGGCCTGCGCATCCGTCCCGACAGCGGCCCGCGGCTGCGCTCCCTCACCGTCCAGGGCCGCACGGTCGAGGGCACCCTCGTCCCCGCCGCCACCGAGATCACCGGCCTACGTGTCACCCAGGGCACCCAGCAGGTCCGCGCCGAGCTCACCACCACGCCGAGCGGCGAGAGGGCGTTCCGGCTCCAGCTCCCCGCCGCCTGGTCCGGCCAGCGGCGCTGGCAGGTCCAGGCGCTCACGGCCGAGGGCCGCGAGATCCCGCTCGGCTGGGCCGCCGGCGCGCCCCAGTGGCTCGGCGTCGGCGAGGGCGAGCTGGTCGGCTCCCGCACCCCGTCCGGCGACACCGAGCTCTACGAGACCGCCGGCACCCTCGTCGTCGACGACCTCCTCGTCGAGGGCCTCCGGCTCGACGTCACCGCCCGCTGGCTCGGCGCCGCACCCGGCCAGGACGCCCGGATCGTCCTCCTCACCCAGGTCGGTGGCACCGAGGTCCTCGCCACCGACCTGCCGCCGGCCGCCGCCGACGGCACGGTCCGCGTGAGCCTCACCCTCACCGCCGACCGCTGGGGCCTCGGCGAGCGCCCGCTCGCACCCGCTTGGTTCTGGCTCGCCGTCACCATCGGCGGCACCACCACGCGCAGCCTGCTCGGAGAGGCCGGCATCGACCGCCTCCACCACTTCATGGTCGGCACTGGTCACCGCAGCTACTCCGCCCGCGTCGTGCAGGAGGGCCGCGTCGCCGGCATCGAGCTGCTCCCGCCGGTGCCGGTCGACGAGCGCGTCCCCTACGGCCAGACCCAGCTGCAGGAGTGGTACGCCGACGGCGACATCCCGCTCGAGCCGGACGCCGTCTACTTCCAGTCCTACGTCGGCGCCACCGCCACCGACAGCCAGCTCGCGCTCCACCACGAGCTGCGGCGCACCCGCCCCGACCTCACGCTCTACTGGGGCGTCGCGTCCGCCGCCTCGTGGGTGCCGGAGGGCGCCGTGCCCGTCGTGATGACCACCCGCGAGTGGTACCGCGTGCTGGCCGCCGCCGGACAGCTGTGCATGAACATCGACCCGGAGCGCTGGTTCCGCAAGCGCCCCGGCCAGCGGCTGCTGCAGACCTTCCACGGCTACCCGTCGAAGTCGATGGGCATCCGGATGTGGGACGCCAAGCACTACCCGCCGCGGCGCATCGAGCTCGAGCTGGCCCGCACCTCGCAGCAGTGGGACCTGATCCTCACGCCCGACCCCGACATGGACCAGTTCTACCGCCGCGAGTACGCCTACGACGGGGCGATCCACAGCGAGGGCTATCCCCGTGACGACGTCCTCGTCGGCGACCGCGCGGCCGTCGTACGCGAGGACGTGCGGCGCCGCCTCGGCATCGAGCCCCACCAGAAGGCGATCCTCTACGCCCCCACGTGGCGCGACGACCAGGCCACCAACTGGCGCGCGGCCGACGCCGTCCACCACCTCGACGTCGCCTCCGCGGCCCGCGAGCTGGGCCCCGACTACGTCCTGCTGCTGCGCGGCCACCGGTTCCACAACCCCTCCGGCGACGGCGCCGGGGCCACGCGCTTCCTCGACGTCACCGAGTACCCCGAGATCAACGACCTGATCCTCGCCGCCGACGCCGCCGTGCTCGACTACTCGTCGCTGCGCTTCGACTTCGCCCTCACCGACCGGCCGATGGTCTTCCTGGTCCCCGACCTCGACACCTACGTCGGCGGTGTGCGCGGCTTCCTCTACGACTACGGCCCGACCGCCCCCGGCCCCCACGTCGACACCGCCGAGCAGGTCGTCGACCTGCTGCGCGACCTCGACGGACTACGGCGGCGGTACGCCGGCGAGGTGGCCGCCTTCCACGAGCGGTTCAGCCGTTTCATGGACGGGCACGCCGCCGAGCGGGTGGCGGCGGCCTTCTTCGGGACCGAGATCTAGGATCACCCGATGCGCTCTGTCGACCTGCCCGACGCCCTCCCGGACGGCTCGCGGTTCCTCCACATCGGGCTTCCGAAGACGGGGACGACCGCGCTGCAGGGCGCACTCGACCGAGCCCGTCCAGAGCTCGAGGCGCTCGGCGCCCACAACGTCAACCATGGCCGGCACGAGATGCGGGTCGGGCAGGTCGCCGCGGGCGGGCTCGCCGAGTTCTGGCAGGGCGCCTGGGAGAAGCGTTGGCAGGCACTGGCCACGGAGTTCCGCGAGTCCGACGCCCGCTGCACGTTCTGGTCGAGCGAGTCGTTGAGCCATGCCCGGGGCGAGCGGGTCGCCTATCTCGCCGACCAGCTCGGGTCCGACACCCATGTCGTCGTCACGTTGCGGCCGTTGGCGCCGCTGATGGTGTCCCAGTGGCAGCAGTGGCTGCGCCGGCGCGGAACCCAGTCGCTGGACGAATGGGCGGTCAACCAGTTCGACGCGGTCACCCCCGACGGCGAGGTGACCATCGACTACCTCAGGTTCATGCCGTCGCTGCACCGGTTCAGCCTGCGTCGCATCGTCGAGGAGTGGGGCCCGGTCTTCGGCGAGGAGCGGATCGTGCTCGTCGTACCCGACCCGACCGACAGGCTGCGCAACTTCCGCGTCTTCGAGCGCCTGATGGGGGTTCCGGACATCCTGCAGCCAGTGCCCGAGGGCAACGCCTCGTTGCCCTACCCGGAGGCCGAGATGTTGCGGCACTTCAACCGCGCCTGGACCGACCACGGCGGCGACCACCCCACGTGGATGGAGGTGATCGGCGTGCTCGCGCGGATCCCGCTGCGCGACTACACCAACACTCTCGAGGCGCACCCCATCCGCGCCCCGCGGTGGGTCGCCGAGCGCGCCAACGAGTACGCCGCGGCGTGGAACTCCGCCGTCGAGGACTCCGGAGTCACCGTGGTCGGCGATCTGGCCGACCTGCTCGTCGACCCGGCCGACTACCCGGAGCGGGTCGACGTGCCGACCACCGTCGACGTCGAGAGCGCGGGCCGGCTGATGGACGTCGCGTTCACTGCCGCCCTCCAGCACGCGGCGAGGACCCCGTCCGGCGCATCCCAGACGCCCGACCTGTCGTCGTACGGCGGCCGGGAGCTGGTCCGCGAGCTCGGCCGCCGCGCCCGGCGACGGGTGGGCAGGGGATGAGCCTGCTCCACGTGCCCGACGCCCACGCCGGGATGAACGCCTTCGCCGTGCCCACCTGGTGGGCCTCGCTGGAGGACGAGCGGGTCACCCGCGACGACGACGAGCGGCCCGACGTCACCGTGGTCGAGGTCGACCTCGACGCCGACCGCACCCTGCTGGTCGTCGGCGCCGTCGCCGAGCTGCTGTCCGAGCCGACCCCCGAGGGCCTGGCCGCCTGGGTGGCCGAGGTCCGGGCGGTCCACACCGCCGAGGCGCCGGTGCACCTCGCGGTGTCCCTCGACGAGGTCACCTCGCTCGACGAGCTGCTCACCCTCGCCGCCGGTCGCCGCTGGCCGCGCTTCGACGTCGCCGCAGCGGCCGCCCACACCGATGCCGACCCGATCCCGCCGCAGAGCGTGCCGGGCGGCCAGGACACCGCTCGCGCGTACGCCGACGCGATCGTCGCGCAGGTCGAGGTGCTGCTGCCGCCCGCTTGGCAGACCGCCGTCGACGGCACCGCCGACGCGACCGCCTGCATCAGCCGGGCGCTCGACACCGATCCCGACCTCGGTCCCGCCGAGGCCCGGGCGATGCGCGACGCCTGCCGGGCCGCTCTCGCGGCGCTGGAGGCCGACGGGGTCACTGTCAGCGGGCCCCGCGACGCGCTGCTGTGGCCGGTCCCCGCCGAGCGCGGCCTGGTCCCGCTCGACGTGGCCGCCGACGCCGCGCTCGAGGTGATGCTCGGCCAGGTCGAGCGGCCGGCCGACCTCGCGCCGGACCGGGCGGTCGTCGTACCCCTGGCGGAGCTGCCGGCCCGCGCCCTCCTCACCCGACTGCGGGGGACCCGATGACCGCGCCGATCACCCCGCTGCCCGACGGCACCACGCTGGTCCACATCGGGCCCTACAAGACCGGCACCACCGCGATGCAGGGCGCGCTGTGGGAGGCCCGCGAGGCCCTCGCGACCCATGGCGTCGCCTACCCGGGCGAGCTCGCCCACGAGATGAACGCCGCCATGGCGGTCGCCCTCGGCCGGGTCGACCCCGGCAAGGACATCGACGCGTTCCGCGAGCGGTGGTACGCCATGGTCGCCGCCCTCCAGGCCGACCGGCCGCGGATCGGCGTGCTCAGCAGCGAGGTCTACTGCGAGGCCACCGACGACGGCGCCCGCACCGTCCTCGACGTGCTCGGCCCGCAGACCCATGTCGTGATCACCGTGCGCCCGATCGTGCGCCTGCTCGGCTCGCAGTGGCAGCAGTACGGCCAGAACGTCCCCGTGCCGTCGTACGGCGAGTGGCTGCGCGCGATCCTCGACCAGGCCGAAGACCCCGACGGAGGCACCGTCACCCCGTCCTTCTGGCAGCGGCACCGCCACGACCGGCTGGTCGAGCGCTGGGTCGGGCTCGTCGGCGGCGACCGGGTGAGCGTGATCGTGGTCGACGACCGCGACCACCGCGGGCTCCCGGCGGCCTTCGAGAGCCTGCTCGGGCTCCCCGACGGACTGCTGCGCCCGCCGGCCGACAAGACCAACCGGTCGCTGACCTTCGCCGAGGCGACGCTGATGCAGGAGCTGGTCGACCGCACCGCCCGGGCGCCGTGGACCAGCGCCGACCACGGCCGGTTCATCCGCTTCGGCGCCGCCCGCGGCCTGCAGGCCGCACCGCCCGACCCCGCCGCCGAGAGGCTGCTGACCCCCGGCTGGGCGATCGACCGGGCGCTCGAGGTCGGCGCCGGCATGGCGGAGCGGATCGCGGCGTCCGGTGCGCGGGTCATCGGCGACCTCGGCCTGCTCTCCGACCGCGCGCTCGCGCCCGCCGAGGGCGAGAACGCCCCTGTCACCGCGATCGACCCCGGCGCCGCCGCGGCCCTCGCCGTCGGCATCATCAGCAAGCTGACCGGCGTCCACCCCCGCCCCGAGCACCGCGACCTCGCGGGCCCGGTCGAGCAGGCGGTGTGGTCGCGGCACCGGGCCGTCGCCGAGCACTGCGACACCGAGCGCGACCAGGACGGCGCCCGTCGTACGGCGGCCCGCGAGCTCGCCCGCCGCGCCCGCCGCCGGCTCGGTGAGCGCTGATGGACTCCCTTCCCGACGGTTCCAGGCTGCTCCACATCGGCATGCCGAAGACCGGCACCACCGCACTCCAGCACTCGCTGTGGGCCGCGCGTGCCGCGCTCGAGCAGCACGGCGCCCACAACGTCTCGCGCCGGGCCCACGAGCGGAAGGTGGCCATCACCGCGGCCGGCAACGTCCGGTCCTACTGGGGCGCCGAGCACGAGCGCTGGCAGCAGCTCGCCCACGAGTTCCGCACGTCCACGGCCCGGCGCACGTTCTGGTCGAGCGAGTCCCTGTCGCTGGCCCAGCCCGACCGCATCCGCGGGCTGCGCGAGGAGCTCGGGCCGTCGTACGTCGTCTGCACGATCCGCGCGCTCGCACCTCAGCTCGCTTCGCGCTGGCAGCAGGGCCTGCGCCGCGCCCACACCCAGCCGCTCGACGACTGGCTGCGCACCACCTTCGCCGAGGAGCCGCTCGGCGGCGTGGGTGCCGGCTTCGTCCCGGGCCAGCCGTTGCGGCGGCTCAATCCCCGCCGCGTGCTGCAGGACTGGGGTGCGGCGTTCGGCGAGGAGAACCTGGTCTTCGTCGTGCTCGACCCGACCGACCACGCGTGGCTGCTGCGCGCCTTCGAGAGCCTGCTCGGGGTCCCCCAGCTGCTCGAGCCGTCGCCGTCGCGCAACCTGTCCCTGCCGATGCCCGAGGCCGAGATGCTCCGGCACTTCGCCACCGCCTACCGCGAGCACGGCGGAGACCTCGACGCGTGGATGGCCACCGCAGGCGACACCCGCAGGATCAAGCTGCGTTCGGTCGTGGAGGCCGCGCCTCGGCACCAGACCGTGCGGGTGCCCCGGTGGGCGGCCGAGCGCGCCAACGAGTACGTCGCCGAGTGGGTCGAGGCGCTGGAGTCGTCCGGCGCCCGGGTGCTGGGCGACGTGCGCCACCTGTCCAGCGACCCCGCCTCCCACCCCGTCGAGGTCGAGGTCCCCGAGGTCGTGGACGTCGCGTCGGCCGGCCGGATGATGGAGGCGTACTTCCGCGTCGCCCTCACGCTCGCGCCCCAGTCTCCCGCCGCGACGCCTGCCCGCTCGCTCGACGCCGTCAGCGGCCGCGCCATCGTCGCCGAGCTCCGGCGCCGAATCCTCCGCCGCTCCTGACCCGTGGGAGACTGCCAGCCATGACGAGGAATGTCGCCGTCCTGCTCGCCGGTGGTGTCGGGAGCCGGGTCGGACTCGACATCCCCAAGCAGCTGATCAAGGTCGCGGGCAAGACCCTGCTCGAGCACACCCTGCTCGCACTGCACGACCACGCCGACGTCGACGAGGTCGTCGTGATGATGACGCCCGGCCACACCGACGCGGTGCGCGACATCACCCGCGGCGGCGCCTACCCCAAGGTCACCGCGATCCTCGAGGGCGGCGAGACCCGCAACGACACCACCCAGCGTGCGATCGACCACCTGGCCGGGACCGGCGACGTCGCCGAGACCCGGATCCTGCTCCACGACGCGGTCCGCCCGCTCGTCACGCCGCGGATCATCGGCGAGTGCTTCACCGCGCTGGAGCGCTACCCGGCCGTCGACGTCGCCATCCCGTCGGCCGACACGATCATCGAGGTCGCCACCGACGACACCATCCGCAGCATCCCGCCGCGCGCGTCGCTGCGCCGCGGCCAGACGCCCCAGGCCTTCCGGCTCGACGTCCTCGCCCGGGCCTACGAGATCGCCGCCGGCGACCCCGACTTCACCGCCACCGACGACTGCAGCGTCGTGCTGAAGTACCTGCCCGACGAGCCGATCATCGTGGTCCACGGCGACGACCGGAACATGAAGGTCACCGAGCCGATCGACGTCTACATCGCCGACAAGCTCTTCCAGCTCACCGGCATCGACCTGCCCCGCGCGAAGGACGACGCCGGCTACCGCGCCGCGCTCGAGGGCAGGACGATGGTCGTCTTCGGCGGCAGCTACGGCATCGGTGCCGACATCGCCGAGCTCGCGCAGTCCTACGGCGCCACCGTGCTCACCTTCAGCCGGTCGACCACCAACACCGACGTGGGCCGTCGTGCCGACGTCGCCGCCGCGGCGAAGGAGGCGATCGCCAAGGCCGGCACCATCGACTTCGTCGTCAACACCGCCGGCGTGCTGCCCCGCGGCGAGCTCCTCGAGACCACCGAGGAGACGGTCTACGCCGCCACCGAGATCAACTACCTCGGGCCGATCTTCATCGCTCAGGAGTTCTACCCCCACCTCGCCGCCTCCCAGGGCTCCCTGCTCCTGTTCACGTCGAGCTCCTACACCCGCGGTCGCAGCGGCTACAGCCTCTACTCCTCGGCGAAGGCCGCCACGGTCAACCTGACCCAGGCGCTCGCCGACGAGTGGGCCGACGCGGGCGTGCGGGTCAACTGCATCAACCCCGAGCGGACCGCCACCCCGATGCGCACCAAGGCCTTCGGCCAGGAGGCCCCCGGCACCCTGCTCGACTCCCAGACGGTCGCGCGCACCTCGGTCGACGTGCTCATCTCCGACCAGTCGGGGCACGTCTACGACGTCCGCAAGGACGACCCCTTCAGCCTCGGCGACTGAGCCTTCCCCGCAGCCCCCCGGTCGGTACGGCGGCGGTGGGCTCCGGCGCCGCCGGTGGCGGTGCAGCAGGCGAGTGTGCGACCAGCCGCTCGGCCGCCAGCGCCAGCCCCGCGCCGAACCATGCGGCCACGCCCGCGTCGATCGCCGCAGGCGGCTCGGGGGTGGCGTCGACGCCGCTGGGCCGGGTCGCGGAGATCGAGTCGAGGTCGCCGTACACCGGAACGCCGAGATCGCGGATGGCCGCGGCCATCGCGGCCCCGATCGCGTTGGCGCGCTCGACCGCCCAGTCCGGCGTGACGAGTGGCGCCTCCCCGGGCCCGGGCGCGCGCTCCTTGAGGTGATCCTTGAGGTGGCGGAACAGTCGGACGTAGTGATCGGGCTGCAGGCCGAGGTCGGCGTAGCTGCCGTTGAAGCGGCGCAGCACCTCGGCCTCGTCGGCGGTGAGCGACCGGTTCTCCCGTGCGTCCTGGCCGGCGAGGGTCTCGCGTGACAGGCCGAGGAGCTGCTCGAAGGTGTGGGGGAGGAAGGTGTGGTCGCGGGGGTCGAGGACGACGACGATCACCCGCTCGGCGCCGACGTGACCGGACCACCTGCGCGCGAGCGCATCATGGCGGTGCCGGTTCCAGAACTCCCGCGGCTCCGGATCGGAGACGTCGTCGGCGAGCACCATCCGCAGCCAGGCGTCGTACGTGTGGCGACTCTGTCGCTGCAGGCCCTGCTGGTACTGCGACGACAGGATCCGGGCGAGCGGACGCAGGGTGACCACTACCCACAGGTCCTCGGCGCCGACCTCGCCGACGATCCGCGCGACCTGCTCGTCTGTGGCGTCCGAGAGGAACTCGCTGCTGAACACCCGGCGCTCGGGGCCGGGAGCGGTGAGCCCCTCCACCACGGACCGCCACGCCTTCTCGGCCCGGGCCGGGTCGCGGCCGGCGACCATCCGGTCGGTGACGTAGCGGGCCGCCCGCGCGTCGTGCTGGCTGCGCGACAGGTAGCGGACCCCCTGCTCCGCCGCGGCCTTCCGGGCCAGGTGGAACGCGCTTTGCAGTGCCGTCGTGCCGGTCTTGTGAGGCCCGACGTGCAGCACGCGCGCGCCGGCGGGCAGCGGGGAGGGCGACGACATGCCCCGAGGATAGGAGACGCTCGACTTCTGTGACGCAAGCCACCGGACCGACCCGTTCCGGGGCAATCTGAGTAGGCGTACCGTTGAGGCGTCCCGGAACCCCGGGACGACACCATTGAGCACAACGTCCGGTACCCACACCGGCTCGCACCGCAGGGCGCGAGTGGTCGGAGGGACGGGAACGAAAGGTTCACGATGTCCCCC
The genomic region above belongs to Nocardioides sp. QY071 and contains:
- a CDS encoding CDP-glycerol glycerophosphotransferase family protein; protein product: MALDRARAQQGLIRLAKAGPGRLRGPVGRATRRFRGEFSGPLVTVVLPVSDDDTTRIGTCLDSLKVQTHRNLEVLVVRFGRHERVTATVREHAAADWRIKTRIKVERSLAAARNAGVAAAAGELVVVVTNAGDDFVHTGIERLVEAHARSGSPVVVGAMREPDIAGWIPDSAYDAAHHTPVRGTTLAATPVAVTDLGLGNKLFTRAAWRQTGLRFSEDFPDGADVALGLLERASAFDLLADFTYIPTDRRDGVQVGTVPDVLSGLAGWIDRNDHTWHRVEALGLPEVREWFLWGVLDTAVQPLIADVERADEHQWQTLRDHVAMLLDAADEHVWARLNAEARVKLWLLRNNHRKALEDFLGARLFTRGNRPTEVRDGKVWALLPHHDDAELAIPPELFEMTADETRFRAMLREARWVDATTLELTVFAAVDFVHMSTTPAITCALVESATGQRVPLQIRQFRDARANQALRRHQDFSWGAFDAVVPVADVVAATTDGTGTWVLEVDIDVDGVRRTGAVPLIDEQASAGFIGRDHLAPRPVAGSVVAFNPRSDVVGLRIRPDSGPRLRSLTVQGRTVEGTLVPAATEITGLRVTQGTQQVRAELTTTPSGERAFRLQLPAAWSGQRRWQVQALTAEGREIPLGWAAGAPQWLGVGEGELVGSRTPSGDTELYETAGTLVVDDLLVEGLRLDVTARWLGAAPGQDARIVLLTQVGGTEVLATDLPPAAADGTVRVSLTLTADRWGLGERPLAPAWFWLAVTIGGTTTRSLLGEAGIDRLHHFMVGTGHRSYSARVVQEGRVAGIELLPPVPVDERVPYGQTQLQEWYADGDIPLEPDAVYFQSYVGATATDSQLALHHELRRTRPDLTLYWGVASAASWVPEGAVPVVMTTREWYRVLAAAGQLCMNIDPERWFRKRPGQRLLQTFHGYPSKSMGIRMWDAKHYPPRRIELELARTSQQWDLILTPDPDMDQFYRREYAYDGAIHSEGYPRDDVLVGDRAAVVREDVRRRLGIEPHQKAILYAPTWRDDQATNWRAADAVHHLDVASAARELGPDYVLLLRGHRFHNPSGDGAGATRFLDVTEYPEINDLILAADAAVLDYSSLRFDFALTDRPMVFLVPDLDTYVGGVRGFLYDYGPTAPGPHVDTAEQVVDLLRDLDGLRRRYAGEVAAFHERFSRFMDGHAAERVAAAFFGTEI
- a CDS encoding bifunctional cytidylyltransferase/SDR family oxidoreductase; this translates as MTRNVAVLLAGGVGSRVGLDIPKQLIKVAGKTLLEHTLLALHDHADVDEVVVMMTPGHTDAVRDITRGGAYPKVTAILEGGETRNDTTQRAIDHLAGTGDVAETRILLHDAVRPLVTPRIIGECFTALERYPAVDVAIPSADTIIEVATDDTIRSIPPRASLRRGQTPQAFRLDVLARAYEIAAGDPDFTATDDCSVVLKYLPDEPIIVVHGDDRNMKVTEPIDVYIADKLFQLTGIDLPRAKDDAGYRAALEGRTMVVFGGSYGIGADIAELAQSYGATVLTFSRSTTNTDVGRRADVAAAAKEAIAKAGTIDFVVNTAGVLPRGELLETTEETVYAATEINYLGPIFIAQEFYPHLAASQGSLLLFTSSSYTRGRSGYSLYSSAKAATVNLTQALADEWADAGVRVNCINPERTATPMRTKAFGQEAPGTLLDSQTVARTSVDVLISDQSGHVYDVRKDDPFSLGD